The genome window TGACGATGTCGCTGGTGCGCAGCAGGTCCTCCAGCGTCATCGGTTCGGCGCCCAGCGCGACGGCACCCGCCGCGCTGACGTACGGGTCGTACAGCGAGACGGCGAAGTCGAAGGGTTTCAGCAGGTCCAGGAGTCGGCGGCCCACGCGCGAGGCCCCGATGACGCCGACGCGGCGGCCGACGTTGCCGAGGGTGGCGGTCTCGGCGGGGGAGGGGTAGGTGTGGGTCCTCCGGAAGCGTTCGCGCTGGTCGAAGGTGTCCTTCCCGGCCAGCAGGATCATCGCGAGGGTGTACTCGGCGACCGGCAGCGCGTTCCCGGCGACCGCGCTGGAGACGCTGACCCCGCGCTGCCACAGGGCCTCGCCGACCAGCGCCCGGACCGAGCCCGCGGCGTGCAGGACGGTACGCAGCCGGGGCGCCGCCGCCAGGACGTCCGCGTCGAGATGCGGGCAGCCCCAGCCGGTGATCAGCGCCTCGGCCCCGGCCAGTACCGCGGCGGCGGCGGGGTCGGCGAAGTCCCGTACGACGAACTCGGGGTCGATCTCGGCCACTTGGCGCAACCGTGCCATGAGCTGCGGCGGGAAGAGCAGGGGCAGATGCACCGGATCCATGGCGAACACGGCTCGCGTCGGCTGGGCGCTGGGCATGGCTCTCCTGGAGAGTCGGGAGGGGGTGGGCGCGGGAGTTGCT of Streptomyces phaeolivaceus contains these proteins:
- a CDS encoding hydroxyacid dehydrogenase — its product is MPSAQPTRAVFAMDPVHLPLLFPPQLMARLRQVAEIDPEFVVRDFADPAAAAVLAGAEALITGWGCPHLDADVLAAAPRLRTVLHAAGSVRALVGEALWQRGVSVSSAVAGNALPVAEYTLAMILLAGKDTFDQRERFRRTHTYPSPAETATLGNVGRRVGVIGASRVGRRLLDLLKPFDFAVSLYDPYVSAAGAVALGAEPMTLEDLLRTSDIVSLHAPDIPETYRMLDRGRLALIRDGGVVINTSRGALVDPDALAEELLSGRLHAVLDVTEPEPLPVGSPLYHLPNVFLTPHIAGSLGNELERLGRTVVEELERLASGLPPAHEVRHTDLARVA